AATTAAACACTCGGCTGATTTTTTCATGGCATCAATATCAAGCCATTGGTTTGGCGGCAGCATTAAATAACCCGCACGGGAATGAGACATCGGCGAACGACAAGGACCCACCTGAAGCGCATAGATATATTCGCGCTCGTAAGCGGAAAAACGTGCACTGAAATCATCGGAAACTGGCTTTGCCCAATTCACCACAATCGATGGCGGCAAAAATGAGTTCACCCCCCTTACCCAAGAAAAGTCCTCGCGCTCCACATTCGTATCAAAGTGAACTACTTGACCTAGCGCATGCACACCAGCATCGGTTCTTCCTGCGGTAATCGTATGAATGGGGAGCTCTGCACAAGCTTGCTCACCAACAAAAGCAGAAATGGCTTTTTCTAATTCATCCTGCACTGTGTTGTGATTAACCTGAGTTTGCCAGCCAGAATAAGGGCTGCCATCATATTGGAGGCCAAGGGCTATACGCATGTTTAGGTATTGCGATGCGAGATTTCCGCCAATAAGCTCTGCGCTTCAAGCTTCAATATCGTGATTGCTGGATCAACAGAATTACTCACCTGTAGCACTTCTTCAATCGACTTTTTAGCAGCAGAAAAGTCTTCAATGGTAATGTAAGCACGGGCTAGGTTGAGCTTGACGCGCAAAGTGTCGGCTAGCGGATTTAATGCAAGGGCATTCGCTGCAGATGCGAACTCTTTATTCGGTTTTGAAAGGTCAAGATCAATCCCTTCAAACAAAGCTTTGGCACGAGCAGGCATTTCAAAATGAGAGCCTGCGGCAGGCTTCTCATCTTTAGATACATGCTGATCTTTTGTATCGACATGCGTTGAAGTGGTAAAATTGGGCGCTCCTGAACGGCGCGCATTGCGGGCTAAGCCCCACAACAACCCAGTCAAAATGATTAATGCGATTGCCAGAATGGCTGGACCAAAGCCACCCAAACCAAAGTTGCTCTCTACCGCTTTTTTCTCTTTGGACTTATCCAAGAGCTTTTGCAAAGCGGCAATATTTTTTTCAAGTTCAGCTACGCGTGCTTTGGTTTGCTCTAACATTTTCTCTTGAGCAACTAACTCTTCTGTGTAACGTCGTTCCTGCTCATTACCCTCAGCACTAGACCCAATCTTGAGACGATCCTTTGCAGCAATATCATTCGACTTAGTGCTGTCTGACTTGCCCCCACTAGTCCCTGCATCTTTTTCGCCACGCTCTTGACGCCATTGCTCGTTTGCATCTACTACAAACTGATTGGCCTCTACAGGGCTAATAGAACGCAATAGCGCCTGACTAAGCTTATTTAATTCAGCACCCGCAGCCAAACGATTAATACTGCCACTGGCAAAAGCACCTGGATTGGCCTTATATAAAGCCATCATCGTTTGATCTAAAGTTGCACCAGCTAACTGTGGCACCATGACTGCGGCAATCTCTGACAAAGTTTGACCCGGCTTTACAGTTACCTTTTGTACATCACCAAGCAATAGGATAAAGGTTTTAGTTAAGCTACCACTAGCCCAATTCAGATTAACCAAGATATCCAAAAATGGATCATCTGAAAGCGGAACAGGATTGACCGTTTCCACCAAGGCCATTAACTTCTCTTGGCGATTGCGATACACCATCGCCTGAGGATTGAGTTCCAATATTTTTGGTGGAATACCCAAGCGCTTATAGCTTGCTTTGTTTGGAATCTTGACCGTCAGGCTCGATAAAGCACTCTGCTCATCCGTATTCACCCGAATAGGAATCTCTATACGTAGTGGCTCACCAGAACGTGATTGCAACTGAGGGGCACCCAAAGTAAGGGCGCCAGCCAAAGTTGACCAGCCAAGCAAAATAAAGCTAAGCAGCTTTATCAAACCTAGCCGGCTATTACAAAACATAAGGGATAAATTACTTCTCAAGCAAAATACGCAACATACGGCGCAACGGCTCAGCAGCACCCCACAATAATTGATCGCCAACTGTGAATGCGCCTAAATATTCTGGGCCCATTGCCAGTTTGTGCAAGCGTCCAATAGGCACAGTTAAAGTACCGCTTACAGCCGCAGGTGATAAATCGCGCTCAGTAGTTTCGCGGTCGTTTGGAACCACTTTGACCCACTGATTATCTGCCGCCAAAATGGCTTCAATCTCTTGAAGAGGAATGTCTTTTTTCAATTTGACAGTCAAGCCCTGTGAATGGCAACGCATCGCGCCAACGCGAACGCATAGACCATCGATTGGAATACTTCCTGCCGTACGAAACGCTGGACGACCTAAGATCTTATTGAACTCAGCGCCACCCTTCCACTCTTCTTTGGTCTGACCATTCTCAACTGGCACGTCGATCCAAGGAATCAAGCTACCAGCTAAGGCTGTGTTGCGAAAATTCTTTTTCGGAAAATCAGCAGAACGCAAAGTCTCGGTCACTTTGCGATCAATATCCAATATCCATGAAGATGGATCTGCTAACTCAGTTGCGACGCTATCACGCAATGCCCCCATCTGGAGCAGCAATTCACGCATATTTTGAGCGCCAGCACCAGAGGCTGCCTGGTAAGTCATGGCGCTAATCCACTCAACCATGTCAGCTTTAACTAAGCCGCCCATAGCCATCATCATCAAGCTCACAGTGCAATTGGCGCCGATCCAATTTTTGCCGCCTGCTGCTAGCGCTTTATCTATTACAGAGCGCTTCACTGGATCCAAAACCAATACTGCATCATCTTTCATACGCAATGCACTAGCCGCATCAATCCAATGACCATTCCATCCCGCCGCGCGCAGCTTAGGGAAAATATCATTTGTATAGTCACCACCTTGGCAAGTCAAGATAATGTCGCAACGGGACAGTGCCCTGATATCATTCGCATCTTGCAAGGCACTTTCACTCTTGGTTACTTTTTGCCCATTCAGCAAAGGCACTTCGCCGCCAGCTTGACTTGTGCTAAAAAATACAGGCTCGATAAAATCGAAGTCCTTCTCAGCCAACATTCTCTCCATGAGAACGCTGCCAACCATACCGCGCCAGCCGACTAAACCAACCAAAGGTGTTTTTGTATTTGCCATGATCATTAACTATCTAGTGAATTTGATTGCCTATTTAAATACTTTTGTAACTACTATTTTTAAAAAATAAATTTCTATTTATGAGAGTGCTGCAACTACGGCATCACCCATCTGCACCGTAGACACTTTTTGCGTGCCCTCGGTATAAATATCGGCCGTGCGTAAACCTTTTGCCAATACTTTCTGCACTGCTTTTTCAATACGATCTGCTTCCGCCGTCATCCCCAAGGAATAACGCAACATCATTGCAGCAGATAAAATGATTGCCAATGGATTGGCGATACCTTTACCAGCAATATCCGGCGCAGAGCCATGGCTAGGCTCATACAAGCCCTTATTATTCTTATCCAATGAGGCTGATGGCAGCATACCAATGGAACCAGTCAACATAGCGGCTTCATCGGACAGAATATCGCCAAATAAATTTCCAGTCACAACCACATCAAATGCCTTCGGCGCCTTTACCAATTGCATTGCTGCGTTATCTACATACATATGCGTTAACTCAACATCTGGATAATCTTTAGCAACTTCAATCATCACTTCGCGCCAAAGTTGTGAGGTTTCCAAAACGTTTGCTTTATCAACGCTACACACTTTTTTATTACGCTTACGAGCCGCATCGAATGCAACGTGTCCAATGCGCTCTACTTCTGGTTCGCTGTAGTGCATGGTGTCAAAACATTCACGAGCACCTTTAAATAATGCATGCTCTGATTCACGATTACCTCTTGGTTGACCAAAGTAAATGTCGCCGTTTAATTCGCGCACGATCAATATATCTAAGCCACCAATAATTTCAGGCTTAAGACTAGACGCTCCTGTAAGTTCTGGATAGCAAATAGCGGGTCTGAAGTTTGCGAACAGCTCTAAATGTTTACGTAAACCGAGAATCGCTTGCTCGGGGCGAAGTTCGCGTGCAAGCGTATCGTATTTCCAATCACCAACCGAACCAAATAAAATTGCATCAGCCTTTTCAGCCAACTCTAAAGTTGCAGGTGGTAAGGGATGACCTGCGATATCGTACGCAACGCCACCTACTGGAGCCTCTTCTAAATCAAACTTAGGGCCCAGTGCTTGGAGCACTCGAACGGCTTGAGCAACGATTTCCGGGCCGATACCATCGCCCGGGAGAACTGCAATTTTCATGAAAGGCCTTTAAATCAACAAAATTACGGCAATTGAGTTGCAAGCCAAGGCATCTTCAAAATGCGCTCAGCTTCATAAGCCTTAATTTTATCTGCATGTTGCAGGGTTAAGCCAATATCGTCTAAGCCGTTCAGTAGGCAGTATTTTCTAAAAGGGGCAACGTCAAAGCTATAAGCAGTGCCATCTGGGGTAATTACTTGCTGAGCATCTAAGTCAATCGTTAATTGATAGCCAGTAAATGCTTGGGTTTCATTAAAAAGATGGTCAACCTGCATTTCTGTCAAAACAATGGGTAAAACACCATTTTTGAAGCAATTGTTATAGAAAATGTCGGCAAAGCTGGGAGCAATCACTGCTCTGAAACCATACTGATCGAGAGCCCATGGTGCATGTTCACGTGAACTGCCGCACCCAAAGTTTTTGCGTGCCAATAAAATTCCAGCGCCCTTATAACGAGGCTGGTTAAGAACAAAGTCGGGATTAAGGGGGCGAGTGCTGCAATCCCGGCCTGGTTCACCATGATCAAGGTAACGCCATTCATCAAACAGATTTTGACCAAATCCAGTCTTCTTGATGGATTTTAAAAACTGCTTTGGGATGATAGCGTCGGTATCCACGTTCTCGCGATTAAGCGGAGCTACTAAGCCTTTGTATACCGTAAATTTTTCCATGATTCGATGTTAACTCTAATTAATTACTTCACAGGGGTAACAACTACATCTTTACCCTTTGTTTGAGATTGATTGTTTTGCTGGGTATTGCTTGAGCCACCCATGGACGTTCCCATGTTCTGCAAATCTTTACCGACACTTTCCATTGTGCTGCTGCAAGCGGAAATCATCAATCCAGTCACGCCCACAATTGCTAGTTTAGAGATCAAAGAGAGAAGAAAATTTCATGTTGATTGCCTTTATGAAATCTTACGAACGTCAACAAAGTGGCCTTCAATAGCGGCAGCAGCAGCCATCGCAGGACTTACTAAATGGGTGCGCCCACCATTACCTTGACGACCCTCAAAGTTACGATTAGAGGTTGAAGCGCAGCGCTCTCCCGGCTCCAAGCGATCAGCATTCATAGCTAAACACATGGAACAACCTGGTTCGCGCCATTCAAAACCAGCCGCCTTAAATATGCGATCTAAACCTTCACGCTCTGCTTGCGCTTTTACCAAACCAGATCCCGGAACAACTAATGCCAATTTCACATTAGCGGCAACCTTCTTGCCCAAGCGGTCAACCACTTTAGCGGCGGCGCGCATATCTTCAATACGACTATTGGTGCAAGAACCAATAAATACCTTATCTATCGAGATACTACTTAATGGAGTATTCGGTACAAGATTCATGTACTCCAAAGCACGCTCCATTGCTGAGCGCTTGTTTGGATCGCGTTCTTTTTCTGGGTCAGGTACACGCTCGCTAATAGCCAGCACCATCTCGGGTGAAGTACCCCAGGTAACTTGTGGAGCAATTTCTTCTGCACGCAACTCAACGACTGCATCAAATTTGGCATCAGCATCCGAATGCAAAGTTCTCCAGTATTGCAAAGCTTGCAACATTGTAGGGCCCTTCGGCGCGTACGGACGACCCTGAATATATTCAATGGTTGTTTCGTCTACAGCCACTAAACCAGCGCGTGCGCCAGCCTCAATCGCCATATTGCAAAGAGTCATGCGACCTTCCATTGAAAGGTTGCGAATGGCTTCACCAGCAAACTCAATGGTATAACCAGTTCCGCCAGCAGTACCAATTTTGCCGATGACTGCGAGTACGATATCTTTTGCGGTAGAACCAGGCTGCAAACGACCGTTAACCCGCACCAGCATGTTCTTACTCTTTTTCATGAGCAAAGTTTGTGTAGCTAATACATGCTCCACTTCGGACGTTCCAATACCAAATGCTAATGCACCAAATGCGCCATGCGTACTGGTATGGGAATCACCACAGACCACGGTCATACCAGGCAAGGTAGCGCCCTGCTCTGGTCCAATGACGTGAACAATACCCTGACGGGTGTCGTTCATCTTGTATTGCGTTATACCGAAAGCATCACAGTTTTGATCTAAGGTATCTACTTGTAACTTGGAAATCAGATCTGTAATACCTTCAGAACGGTCCGTTGTTGGAACGTTGTGATCGGATACTGCCAAATTAGCAGAGATACGCCAAACCGGACGGCCAGCCAAATTTAAACCTTCAAACGCCTGAGGACTAGTTACCTCATGAAGCAACTGACGATCAATATATATCGTGGCTGTGCCATCCTCTTCAGAGTAAACAACGTGGTCATCCCACAATTTGTCATAAAGCGTACGAGACATGAGTGACCTTATAAAACCTTATTTACGAACTGTAATATTTGGAACCTTGCGGGAAGTTTCGCCAACGTACAACTGACGCGGACGTCCAATCTTGTACTCAGGATCAGTAATCATTTCTTCCCACTGCGCAATCCAACCTACTGTTCTTGCCAAAGCAAAAATACAGGTAAACATCTCTGTTGGAATACCCAATGCACGTTGCACGATACCTGAGTAGAAGTCTACGTTTGGATAAAGCTTACGGCTAACGAAATAATCATCTTCCAAAGCAATCTTCTCAAGAGTCATTGCCAACTTGAATAATGGATCATCTTGGAGACCTAATTCATTCAATACTTCATAGCATGTCTCACGCATTAACTTAGCACGTGGGTCGAAGTTCTTGTAAACGCGGTGACCAAAGCCCATCAAGCGAACGCTTGAGTTCTTGCCTTTTACTTGGGCAATGAATTCATGAATCTTATCTACACCACCTTGAGCTTGAATCTCGTTCAACATCTGCAAGCAAGCTTCGTTCGCACCACCGTGTGCTGGACCCCAGAGGCAAGCAATACCAGCAGAAATCGCTGCAAATGGATTGGTGCCTGAAGAGCCGCACAAGCGTACTGTTGATGTAGAAGCATTTTGCTCATGATCAGCATGCAATGTGAAGATGCGATCCAAAGCGCGTACCAATACTGGATTTACTTTGTACTCTTCGCATGGCGTTGCAAACATCATGCGCATGAAGTTAGCCGTATAGGACAAAGAGTTATCTGGATAGATAAATGGTTGTCCTACTGAATACTTATAAGCCATCGCGACTAAGGTTGGCATCTTTGCAATCAAACGAATTTGCGCTACTTCACGTGCTTTAGGCTGACTGTAATCAATCTCATCATGGTAGAACGCAGCCATTGCACCAACCAAGCCTGTCAATACAGACATTGGATGCGCATCGCGGCGGAAGCCACGCAAGAAGAATTGCATTTGCTCATGAACCATCGTGTGGTGCATAACCATTTCGTCGAATTCTTTTTTCTCTTTTGCGTTAGGCAATTCACCATTAATCAAGAGATAGCAAACTTCCAAGAAGTCGCCGTTGTTTGCCAAATCTTCGATTGGGTAACCACGATAGAGCAACTCACCTTTATCGCCATCGATATAAGTAATTTTGCTATTGCATGACGCAGTAGAAAGGAAGCCGGAATCGTAAGTGAACTTACCAGTCTGACCATAGAGCTTGCGAATGTCAATTACGTCAGGACCCACTGTCCCTTTATAAATTGGCAGATCAATATCTGGTGTTCCATCCGAAAACGAGAGTTTTGCCTTGATGTCCGATTCAATCATTTCTAATCCTTAGTCATTCAAAAATTATGATTAATACACTATTCGATCACATGCTCTTACAACTACTGCACCAAAAAGTTGAATTACTTCTCTCTCAACCTTTGTAAAACTGTCTTGAAAGAGTTTTCTTGCATCTCTTTCTCCAAACTTGCCACAGAATCTTTGCGACCAATTAATAAATCCATCAGGTCATTGTCATCTAAGACCAATAACTGGCTTAATACTTTTCCATCTTCTACGCTTAACTGAGAGCCATAACGCTCAAAGAAACGTTGCAGAATTAAATCGTTCTCCAGCAAACCCCTGCGAGCATCACTCTTTAAACGATATAGCTCTGCATTGCTGAGGGTCATACTGCCCTGCGTACCATCAACTCCTTGATCTTGCCAATTGCCTTCGTAGGATTTAAGTGCTTAGGACACACATCCACGCAATTCATGATGGTATGGCAACGGAATAAGCGGTATGGATCCTCTAAGTTATCCAAACGCAAATTCGTTTCTTCGTCACGACTGTCAGCAATAAAGCGATACGCCTGCAGCAAACCAGCTGGACCAACGAACTTATCTGGGTTCCACCAGAAAGATGGGCATGAAGTTGAGCATGAAGCACATAAGATGCACTCATACAAACCATTCAACTCTTCGCGCTCTTCAGGACTCTGGAGACGCTCTTTCTCAGGAGATGGATTGTCGTTTACCAAGTAAGGCTTAATAGACAAATATTGCTTGAAGAACAAAGTCATGTCGACTATCAAATCGCGCACAACTGGCAAGCCAGGCAATGGCCGCAATATGATAACCTTAGGCAAAGTCAACATATTAGTCAAACAAGCCAAACCATTTTTACCATTGATGTTCATTGCATCTGAACCGCATACACCTTCACGGCATGAGCGACGGTAAGAAATCGTTTCGTCTTGCTTTTTCAAAGAAATCAAAGCGTCCAACAACATACGCTCACCAGTGAGTTCTAACTCATAGCGTTCCATGCGTGGAGCTGCATCGACATCTGGGTCGTAGCGGTAAATTTCGAATATACGGATATCACTCATTTTCTATTTCTCTTCGCTTAGAAAGTACGTTCTTTAGGTGGGAAGGACTCAACTGTTAAAGGCTTCAAAATAACTGGCTTGTAAGCAAGCTGATTGCCCTCGCTATACCAAAGCGTGTGCTTCATCCAGTTCTCATCATCACGATGAGGATGGTCATCATGTGAGTGAGCTCCACGACTTTCTTTACGAGCCGCCGCAGAAATCATAGTTGCGTTTGCAGTCTCAACTAAGTTAGCAACTTCCAAAGCTTCAATACGGGCTGTATTGAAAATTTCGGATTTATCTTTAACCCATAAGTGCTTAGCGCGCTCTGTCAATTTAGCCATTTGACGAACACCTTCGTCCATCAACTCTTGATTGCGGAATACACCAGCGTATTTCTGCATGCATTTGCGAATGTCATTTGCAACGTCTTGTGCGTATTCGCCAGAAGTGGAGTTATCCAACTTCGCAATACGCTCCAATGTTTGCTCACCAGCATTTGCGGGCAATGGCTTGAATTCACGATTCTTAAGGTCAAGACCAACAATGTGATTACCAGCTGCACGACCGAACACCAAGAGGTCAAGCAATGAGTTCGTGCCTAAACGATTTGCACCGTGCACTGATGCGCATGAGCACTCGCCGATGGCATACAAGCCATTCACGATTTCATTATTGATGCCATTTGCAGGCACAACAACTTGACCATTGATGTTGGTAGGAATGCCGCCCATCTGATAGTGAATGGTTGGCACAACTGGAATCGGCTCTTTAGTCACGTCAACGTTAGCAAAGTTAATACCGATTTCATATACAGAAGGCAAACGCTTCATGATGGTATCGGCACCAATGTGCGTCAAATCGAGCACAACATAGTCACCATTAGGACCACAACCACGCCCTTCTTTAATCTCTTGGTCCATAGAGCGAGATACGAAATCACGTGGAGCCAAATCTTTCAAAGTTGGTGCATAGCGCTCCATGAAACGCTCACCATCTTTATTACGCAAGACACCGCCTTCACCGCGGCAACCTTCTGTCAACAACACGCCCGCACCGGCTACGCCAGTTGGATGGAATTGCCAGAACTCCATGTCTTCCAATGGAATGTCTGCGCGGGCTGCAAGGCCCATACCGTCACCGGTATTAATAAGTGCGTTGGTAGATGTATCCCAAATACGACCTGCACCACCAGTTGCCAACATCACAATCTTGGCTTCCAAGATGTAGACTTGTCCGGTTTCCATTTCGAGAGCGGTTACACCAACTACATCGCCTTTATCGTCACGGATCAAATCTAGTGCAAGCCACTCAACAAAGAAATTGGTTTTTGCACGTACGTTACGTTGATACAAAGTATGCAACATCGCGTGGCCAGTACGGTCAGCAGCAGCGCAAGCACGTTGCACTGGCTTCTCGCCATAGTTTGCAGTATGGCCACCGAATGGACGCTGATAAATCGTGCCTTCAGGATTGCGGTCAAACGGCATACCAAAATGCTCTAACTCATAAACAACTTTTGGAGCTTCGCGACACATAAGTTCGATCACGTCTTGGTCACCTAACCAGTCGGATCCTTTGATAGTGTCGTAAAAATGATAGTGCCAATTGTCTTCACTCATGTTGCCTAAAGAAGCGCCGATACCACCTTGCGCAGCAACTGTGTGCGAACGTGTTGGGAACACCTTAGTCAGTACCGCAACATTCAATCCGGCCTCAGCTAATTGCAAAGAAGCACGCATTCCGGAACCACCCGCACCAACAATCACCGCATCAAAACGGCGGCGTGGCAATGATTTTTTAATTGCAGTCATCGATTACACTTTCCACAAAATTTGCACAGCATAAGCCGCACAGGCTACGAGATACAAGACAGTTAACACTTGGAGCGTCAAACGAATGCTGACAGGCTTGATGTAATCCATCCAGATGTCACGAACGCCAATCCAAGCGTGATAGAACAAACTAATGAAAGCCAACAGTGTGAGCAACTTCATCACTTGACCGCTAAACAATCCCGACCAACCTTCGTAGGTAGCGCTGCCAGTAATGCAGTAGTCAACTAACAAAACAACGGTAAATACCACCATCACAATCGCAGTAACGCGCTGGATGATCCACTCTTTAAGGCCGTAATGCGCACCTACTACTAAGCGCTTTGGTCCAATTTGATAAATAGGCATGAAATTTCCTTAAATAGTTAGTGCTTAGTACAAGCCGAACATTTTGAGACCGACTACTGCAGTCAAAGCTAAGCCTAGGAACAGCACAACAA
The nucleotide sequence above comes from Polynucleobacter necessarius. Encoded proteins:
- the truA gene encoding tRNA pseudouridine(38-40) synthase TruA codes for the protein MRIALGLQYDGSPYSGWQTQVNHNTVQDELEKAISAFVGEQACAELPIHTITAGRTDAGVHALGQVVHFDTNVEREDFSWVRGVNSFLPPSIVVNWAKPVSDDFSARFSAYEREYIYALQVGPCRSPMSHSRAGYLMLPPNQWLDIDAMKKSAECLIGEHDFSSFRSSECQSKTPIKTIYSIEIFAEQPWLYFKIQGNAFLHHMIRNVVGYFLQIGQGRQKPEWMGEVLTAKNRQIAAPTFMADGLYLAKIQYPEAFSIPAPWLENSWLPAKVTGK
- a CDS encoding FimV/HubP family polar landmark protein; amino-acid sequence: MIKLLSFILLGWSTLAGALTLGAPQLQSRSGEPLRIEIPIRVNTDEQSALSSLTVKIPNKASYKRLGIPPKILELNPQAMVYRNRQEKLMALVETVNPVPLSDDPFLDILVNLNWASGSLTKTFILLLGDVQKVTVKPGQTLSEIAAVMVPQLAGATLDQTMMALYKANPGAFASGSINRLAAGAELNKLSQALLRSISPVEANQFVVDANEQWRQERGEKDAGTSGGKSDSTKSNDIAAKDRLKIGSSAEGNEQERRYTEELVAQEKMLEQTKARVAELEKNIAALQKLLDKSKEKKAVESNFGLGGFGPAILAIALIILTGLLWGLARNARRSGAPNFTTSTHVDTKDQHVSKDEKPAAGSHFEMPARAKALFEGIDLDLSKPNKEFASAANALALNPLADTLRVKLNLARAYITIEDFSAAKKSIEEVLQVSNSVDPAITILKLEAQSLLAEISHRNT
- the asd gene encoding aspartate-semialdehyde dehydrogenase; its protein translation is MANTKTPLVGLVGWRGMVGSVLMERMLAEKDFDFIEPVFFSTSQAGGEVPLLNGQKVTKSESALQDANDIRALSRCDIILTCQGGDYTNDIFPKLRAAGWNGHWIDAASALRMKDDAVLVLDPVKRSVIDKALAAGGKNWIGANCTVSLMMMAMGGLVKADMVEWISAMTYQAASGAGAQNMRELLLQMGALRDSVATELADPSSWILDIDRKVTETLRSADFPKKNFRNTALAGSLIPWIDVPVENGQTKEEWKGGAEFNKILGRPAFRTAGSIPIDGLCVRVGAMRCHSQGLTVKLKKDIPLQEIEAILAADNQWVKVVPNDRETTERDLSPAAVSGTLTVPIGRLHKLAMGPEYLGAFTVGDQLLWGAAEPLRRMLRILLEK
- the leuB gene encoding 3-isopropylmalate dehydrogenase, coding for MKIAVLPGDGIGPEIVAQAVRVLQALGPKFDLEEAPVGGVAYDIAGHPLPPATLELAEKADAILFGSVGDWKYDTLARELRPEQAILGLRKHLELFANFRPAICYPELTGASSLKPEIIGGLDILIVRELNGDIYFGQPRGNRESEHALFKGARECFDTMHYSEPEVERIGHVAFDAARKRNKKVCSVDKANVLETSQLWREVMIEVAKDYPDVELTHMYVDNAAMQLVKAPKAFDVVVTGNLFGDILSDEAAMLTGSIGMLPSASLDKNNKGLYEPSHGSAPDIAGKGIANPLAIILSAAMMLRYSLGMTAEADRIEKAVQKVLAKGLRTADIYTEGTQKVSTVQMGDAVVAALS
- the leuD gene encoding 3-isopropylmalate dehydratase small subunit produces the protein MEKFTVYKGLVAPLNRENVDTDAIIPKQFLKSIKKTGFGQNLFDEWRYLDHGEPGRDCSTRPLNPDFVLNQPRYKGAGILLARKNFGCGSSREHAPWALDQYGFRAVIAPSFADIFYNNCFKNGVLPIVLTEMQVDHLFNETQAFTGYQLTIDLDAQQVITPDGTAYSFDVAPFRKYCLLNGLDDIGLTLQHADKIKAYEAERILKMPWLATQLP
- the leuC gene encoding 3-isopropylmalate dehydratase large subunit — protein: MSRTLYDKLWDDHVVYSEEDGTATIYIDRQLLHEVTSPQAFEGLNLAGRPVWRISANLAVSDHNVPTTDRSEGITDLISKLQVDTLDQNCDAFGITQYKMNDTRQGIVHVIGPEQGATLPGMTVVCGDSHTSTHGAFGALAFGIGTSEVEHVLATQTLLMKKSKNMLVRVNGRLQPGSTAKDIVLAVIGKIGTAGGTGYTIEFAGEAIRNLSMEGRMTLCNMAIEAGARAGLVAVDETTIEYIQGRPYAPKGPTMLQALQYWRTLHSDADAKFDAVVELRAEEIAPQVTWGTSPEMVLAISERVPDPEKERDPNKRSAMERALEYMNLVPNTPLSSISIDKVFIGSCTNSRIEDMRAAAKVVDRLGKKVAANVKLALVVPGSGLVKAQAEREGLDRIFKAAGFEWREPGCSMCLAMNADRLEPGERCASTSNRNFEGRQGNGGRTHLVSPAMAAAAAIEGHFVDVRKIS
- the gltA gene encoding citrate synthase gives rise to the protein MIESDIKAKLSFSDGTPDIDLPIYKGTVGPDVIDIRKLYGQTGKFTYDSGFLSTASCNSKITYIDGDKGELLYRGYPIEDLANNGDFLEVCYLLINGELPNAKEKKEFDEMVMHHTMVHEQMQFFLRGFRRDAHPMSVLTGLVGAMAAFYHDEIDYSQPKAREVAQIRLIAKMPTLVAMAYKYSVGQPFIYPDNSLSYTANFMRMMFATPCEEYKVNPVLVRALDRIFTLHADHEQNASTSTVRLCGSSGTNPFAAISAGIACLWGPAHGGANEACLQMLNEIQAQGGVDKIHEFIAQVKGKNSSVRLMGFGHRVYKNFDPRAKLMRETCYEVLNELGLQDDPLFKLAMTLEKIALEDDYFVSRKLYPNVDFYSGIVQRALGIPTEMFTCIFALARTVGWIAQWEEMITDPEYKIGRPRQLYVGETSRKVPNITVRK
- a CDS encoding succinate dehydrogenase assembly factor 2, whose translation is MTLSNAELYRLKSDARRGLLENDLILQRFFERYGSQLSVEDGKVLSQLLVLDDNDLMDLLIGRKDSVASLEKEMQENSFKTVLQRLREK
- a CDS encoding succinate dehydrogenase iron-sulfur subunit; its protein translation is MSDIRIFEIYRYDPDVDAAPRMERYELELTGERMLLDALISLKKQDETISYRRSCREGVCGSDAMNINGKNGLACLTNMLTLPKVIILRPLPGLPVVRDLIVDMTLFFKQYLSIKPYLVNDNPSPEKERLQSPEEREELNGLYECILCASCSTSCPSFWWNPDKFVGPAGLLQAYRFIADSRDEETNLRLDNLEDPYRLFRCHTIMNCVDVCPKHLNPTKAIGKIKELMVRRAV
- the sdhA gene encoding succinate dehydrogenase flavoprotein subunit, which translates into the protein MTAIKKSLPRRRFDAVIVGAGGSGMRASLQLAEAGLNVAVLTKVFPTRSHTVAAQGGIGASLGNMSEDNWHYHFYDTIKGSDWLGDQDVIELMCREAPKVVYELEHFGMPFDRNPEGTIYQRPFGGHTANYGEKPVQRACAAADRTGHAMLHTLYQRNVRAKTNFFVEWLALDLIRDDKGDVVGVTALEMETGQVYILEAKIVMLATGGAGRIWDTSTNALINTGDGMGLAARADIPLEDMEFWQFHPTGVAGAGVLLTEGCRGEGGVLRNKDGERFMERYAPTLKDLAPRDFVSRSMDQEIKEGRGCGPNGDYVVLDLTHIGADTIMKRLPSVYEIGINFANVDVTKEPIPVVPTIHYQMGGIPTNINGQVVVPANGINNEIVNGLYAIGECSCASVHGANRLGTNSLLDLLVFGRAAGNHIVGLDLKNREFKPLPANAGEQTLERIAKLDNSTSGEYAQDVANDIRKCMQKYAGVFRNQELMDEGVRQMAKLTERAKHLWVKDKSEIFNTARIEALEVANLVETANATMISAAARKESRGAHSHDDHPHRDDENWMKHTLWYSEGNQLAYKPVILKPLTVESFPPKERTF
- the sdhD gene encoding succinate dehydrogenase, hydrophobic membrane anchor protein, which translates into the protein MPIYQIGPKRLVVGAHYGLKEWIIQRVTAIVMVVFTVVLLVDYCITGSATYEGWSGLFSGQVMKLLTLLAFISLFYHAWIGVRDIWMDYIKPVSIRLTLQVLTVLYLVACAAYAVQILWKV